A single Triticum dicoccoides isolate Atlit2015 ecotype Zavitan chromosome 2A, WEW_v2.0, whole genome shotgun sequence DNA region contains:
- the LOC119353575 gene encoding uncharacterized protein LOC119353575, with translation MGQSGKEQCCSSLTKHEDRLSMLTDDILLSILGRVDTATATRTSVLSKRWRDLPWLLPVLNLRVWNFLPHPCPEPIGAHHMDQAMSRLTKATRSFLADPNSKSTIIKRLSLQLYVTGDYTREIGPLARDAIDCGVVKKLCLAIVDEKDPRDCEHEYMLQQALAVDGFFTAYPSVFQCLTKLCLYNVRFAEWDMQHLLFDSCKQLNQLSLSHCDVGDSSVWQINAPDSKLRILEVRMSCLKRIEVLCPPKLKHLCWDEWFCFEAPLRFGSVPSLKGLGLICGATIDHQEFSLSQVLHGTRNIHALTLDFEGERLWIQPEGKQLCHAFKQLRKLSICGIFVDFDLLWTINLLEAAPSVEIFSVRIWDHACQDDEQLRTRTGYEAQRTKPSWSMPKFTSSETWQLRELEIVGFRPQELQISFLRSVMERASNLKMVLLKEDKEPCDACDSMNTPRGGFCPANKGEQEAIVKQLTDGVGSSARIIFPNSGGS, from the exons ATGGGCCAATCGGGCAAGGAGCAGTGTTGTTCTTCG CTAACAAAGCATGAAGATAGGCTCAGCATGCTGACTGATGACATATTATTATCTATCTTGGGGAGAGTTGACACAGCCACGGCAACACGGACTAGCGTGTTGTCAAAGCGGTGGAGAGATTTGCCATGGTTGCTTCCTGTCCTCAACCTTCGTGTCTGGAATTTTCTGCCGCATCCATGCCCGGAACCCATTGGAGCACATCACATGGATCAAGCAATGTCACGTCTAACCAAAGCAACTAGGAGTTTCTTGGCTGATCCAAACAGCAAATCCACCATCATCAAAAGGCTAAGCCTTCAGCTCTATGTGACCGGCGATTACACTCGTGAGATTGGCCCACTGGCTCGCGATGCGATTGATTGCGGGGTAGTAAAAAAACTGTGCCTTGCAATTGTTGATGAGAAGGATCCTAGAGACTGTGAACATGAGTATATGCTACAGCAAGCCCTGGCCGTCGATGGGTTTTTTACAGCCTATCCTAGTGTGTTTCAGTGCCTCACAAAGCTCTGTCTGTATAATGTGCGGTTTGCTGAGTGGGATATGCAACACCTCCTGTTTGACTCCTGCAAGCAACTCAACCAATTATCTCTGTCCCACTGTGATGTTGGGGACTCTTCAGtatggcagataaatgcaccagaTTCCAAACTCAGAATCCTTGAGGTCCGCATGTCCTGCTTGAAGAGAATTGAGGTGCTCTGCCCACCAAAACTGAAGCATCTATGTTGGGACGAGTGGTTTTGTTTTGAGGCCCCCTTGCGTTTTGGTTCTGTTCCATCCCTCAAGGGGCTGGGCCTTATTTGTGGTGCGACCATTGATCATCAGGAGTTTAGTCTAAGCCAGGTTCTACATGGTACCAGAAACATCCATGCTCTTACTTTGGATTTCGAAGGAGAAAGGCTTTGGATACAACCCGAAGGAAAGCAACTCTGCCATGCATTCAAACAGCTAAGGAAGCTGTCTATTTGTGGCATCTTTGTCGATTTTGACCTGTTATGGACAATAAATCTCCTTGAAGCTGCTCCATCCGTTGAGATATTTTCTGTGCGG ATATGGGACCATGCTTGCCAGGATGATGAGCAGTTAAGAACAAGAACAGGTTACGAGGCTCAAAGAACGAAACCGTCATGGAGCATGCCCAAGTTCACAAGCTCTGAAACTTGGCAACTGAGAGAGCTTGAAATTGTTGGCTTTAGGCCCCAAGAGCTACAAATTTCATTTTTAAGGTCCGTCATGGAGCGAGCTTCAAACTTGAAGATGGTTCTTCTCAAAGAAGATAAAGAACCATGCGACGCTTGCGATTCAATGAACACTCCAAGAGGAGGTTTCTGTCCGGCGAACAAAGGTGAGCAGGAAGCAATCGTCAAGCAGCTTACAGATGGGGTCGGGTCCTCTGCGCGGATAATTTTTCCAAACAGTGGTGGTAGTTGA
- the LOC119353576 gene encoding 11-oxo-beta-amyrin 30-oxidase-like — MAPSCGAAVPYTLLGALLSGGSYAPSWPACGGRAFLRDYAQRGTNAMLWLGFLAVTLVLLRRIAALLRLWALGSRLPGPPALLADPGLAAVCRAGGDITGYLSKLHGSFGPIVRLWLGPSQLLVSVKDASLIKEMLTKAEDKLPLTGRTYSLACGRLGLFISSFEKVESTRESLNIFLNEKLNVAASESSFKIIEAVLHRTDSTKDKDSLDCRSFSQHMAFNIIGAALFGDVLFDWSDAAAYEELLMVVAKDGCFWASYAVPPFWKPGYRRYRTLCAKLKILTESIIRKSIDQNGALRHNNLSSCKISEGVVKDPVRCTSLLDGMISGRGFDGAVQGPLSSEEEICGNIVGLMLHGISTSANLICNILTRLVLYPKLKDQLYADIVAVHTESSELVMDDVLKMQFVLATVCESARLLPAGPLLQRCSMQYDLTLKSSSTIPAEAILVVPLHLVQMDASIWGNDACQFNXSFLTQFSYFTVGILAAHKGSNGIKLFTERDKSDSFLPFGSGNRACVGQKFAILGISMLVASLLHNYEVQPQPALTKEMGLAVDSSNLRHLPNPKIILTKRKI; from the exons ATGGCCCCCTCCTGCGGCGCCGCCGTGCCGTACACCCTCCTGGGCGCGCTCCTCAGCGGCGGCTCGTATGCCCCGTCCTGGCCGGCGTGCGGCGGCCGCGCCTTCCTCCGCGACTACGCCCAGCGCGGCACCAACGCGATGCTGTGGCTGGGGTTCCTCGCCGTCACGTTGGTCCTGCTCCGCCGCATCGCCGCGCTCCTCCGCCTCTGGGCCCTCGGCTCCCGCCTCCCCGGCCCACCGGCCCTCCTCGCCGACCCCGGCCTCGCCGCCGTCTGCCGCGCCGGCGGCGACATCACCG GCTATCTATCAAAATTGCATGGCAGTTTTGGACCAATTGTTCGATTGTGGTTAGGACCATCTCAACTACTTGTCTCAGTTAAAGATGCTTCCCTAATCAAAGAGATGCTAACAAAAGCTGAAGATAAGTTACCACTGACTGGGAGGACATATAGTTTAGCTTGTGGAAGACTTGGCCTATTCATTTCCTCATTCGAAAAG GTCGAAAGTACCAGGGAATCACTGAACATATTCTTGAATGAAAAACTTAACGTCGCTGCCAGTGAAAGTTCTTTCAAGATCATTGAAGCTGTTCTCCATAGAACCGACTCTACTAAGGACAAGGATTCTCTGGACTGCAGATCTTTTTCCCAACACATGGCATTTAACATCATCGGTGCAGCTCTTTTTGGTGATGTCTTGTTTGATTGGTCTGATGCTGCAGCATATGAGGAGCTTCTGATGGTTGTTGCAAAGGACGGCTGCTTCTGGGCTTCGTATGCGGTTCCCCCATTTTGGAAACCTGGTTATAGGAGGTACCGGACCCTATGCGCTAAGCTGAAGATCTTAACAGAAAGCATCATCAGAAAATCCATAGACCAAAATGGTGCACTTAGACATAACAATCTGAGCTCCTGTAAGATAAGTGAAGGGGTGGTAAAAGATCCAGTTAGATGTACTTCTCTGCTAGATGGGATGATATCAGGTCGTGGTTTCGATGGGGCTGTGCAAGGGCCTCTCAGTTCAGAAGAAGAAATATGTGGGAATATCGTGGGTTTGATGCTGCATGGAATTTCCACATCTGCTAACTTGATCTGCAACATTTTGACGAGACTTGTCTTGTATCCAAAGCTGAAAGACCAG CTATATGCAGATATTGTTGCAGTTCACACTGAATCATCTGAGCTGGTGATGGATGACGTGCTTAAGATGCAATTTGTACTTGCCACTGTTTGTGAATCTGCTCGCCTTTTGCCTGCTGGACCTCTTCTCCAGCGATGTTCTATGCAATACG ATTTGACTCTCAAATCTAGCAGCACTATACCAGCTGAAGCGATATTGGTTGTTCCTCTGCATCTCGTGCAGATGGATGCTTCTATATGGGGAAATGATGCTTGCCAGTTCAATCN TTCTTTTCTGACTCAGTTTTCTTATTTTACTGTAGGAATATTAGCAGCGCATAAAGGCTCAAATGGGATCAAGCTTTTTACCGAGCGTGATAAGTCTGACTCATTTCTTCCATTTGGTTCTGGGAATCGAGCATGTGTTGGGCAGAAGTTTGCAATTCTTGGGATCTCTATGTTGGTTGCCTCTCTTCTCCACAACTACGAG GTGCAGCCTCAACCAGCTTTAACCAAAGAAATGGGCTTGGCAGTTGACAGCAGCAACCTTCGCCATCTTCCAAACCCCAAAATCATCCTCACAAAAAGAAAGATTTGA